In Lineus longissimus chromosome 13, tnLinLong1.2, whole genome shotgun sequence, one genomic interval encodes:
- the LOC135497968 gene encoding LIM and SH3 domain protein Lasp-like isoform X4, which translates to MNPPCQRCGKLVYPMEKLKCLDLYWHKPCFKCEVCGTTLNLKNYKGYNKKPYCQAHYPQTKFTTVAETPEMQRLKQLTEQQSQAMYHKQFEEEKGRFTAVAEDPELLRLKKNTQLNSAVKYHAEFERQKGTKLSVDTDPEIERTKRNMATISNAEYHNLKQQRNDQEKRRPSDAEQYSQMPYLLQDTTYDKARHYSIDAGQPSYVGSLPRQKGGENTAKSLYAGGSQTLPRKVGEYAHEERRGSNNSDDQFKHVHSTSGSASKPIGSIFDKDDPLQEDEFYKERMRDKQRRASYQRKEKQLHGFGYVAQPAPVKQASLDSAGSQSSYQDQAAQNRPQSTGAYDYQYGNTGSGYDHHQPGHERHSAYNQYRHSEYEPQQHSGHDHHRQEEPKKRNIYQPTPFSMTDARVVKSVPQDKAQSSPQAQRRPNDDGQNQGYTVERQYRGEAPKQMEPKVQNMDRQNQDPRRYEEPQGYRNDEQRYQEELQKSYVDESRKGYPTDMQRGFQPDVRGDQKPAYQEEPARGYNEPPRGFSDPQQGYHDRPQKGHNDPQKGYMETSIGYNDPPMGYNEPPKGYNEPPKGYNEPPKGYNEPPKGYNEPPKGYSEPPKGYNEPQRGSYIEPQKGYTEPQKGYSVPQQGSYSEPNRGSYGEQPKNHSDPRSYTEPPKSYKEPQRGYSEDVQSYPAEPKGYPPQHEEPARGGYPEPARDEPPKSQQQKPNDFQYGAPQKGYESPRLNNARLGYNDPQKGFVSSEDLKMPDLYPQIHNNIHDPPKSYSDAPQDNPRGYNGQREDPHTPQKEDRKAKNGVPGYMQEQNFQSPYSARSQPKIAYSSVADEPAPQTHKIGSVADLDPHPARNDYRHSSGNQYGGQPQYQPPAQTQHAPQPHHAPVQQQMSGRGTHQTHHSHQTHPTHLSHHHQAAHQTQQAHHQTSHQAHQTSHQTHQTSHPIHQMSHQTQQSSHHQTQHPAHESHHSHQTHESPSRFSTFKQQHSVPTTPRYQALYDYSAGDDDEVTFQEGDIIVDTETIDPGWMMGRVERTGKSGMLPSNYVEELR; encoded by the exons TACTGGCACAAACCATGTTTCAAATGCGAGGTGTGCGGGACGACGCTAAACCTAAAGAATTACAAGGGATACAACAAGAAACCGTACTGTCAAGC TCACTACCCCCAGACAAAGTTCACGACGGTGGCTGAAACTCCTGAGATGCAAAGACTTAAACAGTTAACGGAGCAACAAAGTCAG GCAATGTACCACAAACAATTTGAGGAAGAAAAGGGCCGTTTTACTGCTGTGGCGGAGGACCCGGAGTTGCTGCGACTGAAGAAGAATACGCAGCTGAATAGCGCG GTGAAATACCATGCTGAATTCGAGAGACAGAAGGGGACGAAACTCTCTGTGGACACGGATCCAGAAATTGAGCGAACTAAACGCAATATGGCGACGATTAGTAATGCGGAGTATCACAACCTGAAGCAACAGCGAAACGATCAGGAAAAACGTCGACCTTCGGATGCCGAGCAGTATA GTCAAATGCCGTACCTCCTACAAGATACAACTTATGATAAAGCTCGCCATTATTCAATTGATGCTGGCCAACCTTCATATGTCGGTAGTCTGCCCCGTCAAAAAGGCGGCGAAAATACCGCCAAAAGTTTGTACGCTGGCGGTAGCCAGACACTACCTAGAAAGGTTGGCGAGTATGCACATGAAGAGCGGCGCGGCTCCAATAATTCTGACGACCAATTCAAAC ATGTTCATAGTACGAGCGGTAGCGCCTCCAAACCTATCGGTTCCATCTTCGATAAAGACGACCCGCTCCAAGAGGACGAGTTTTACAAGGAGCGGATGCGAGACAAACAACGCCGGGCCTCTTATCAGCGCAAGGAGAAGCAATTGCATGGGTTCGGGTATGTTGCGCAACCCGCACCCGTTAAGCAGGCTTCGCTTGATTCGGCGGGGTCTCAGAGTTCGTATCAAG ACCAAGCGGCACAAAATCGGCCACAATCCACGGGGGCCTACGACTATCAGTACGGCAACACAGGTTCGGGTTACGACCATCACCAACCAGGTCACGAACGTCACTCCGCTTACAACCAATACCGTCACTCGGAATACGAACCTCAACAACACTCTGGCCATGACCACCATCGCCAAGAAGAGCCTAAGAAACGTAATATTTACCAACCGACGCCGTTCTCTATGACGGACGCTCGAGTTGTGAAATCTGTACCTCAGG ACAAAGCACAGTCGAGTCCCCAGGCTCAGCGAAGGCCCAATGATGATGGGCAAAATCAGGGTTACACAGTTGAAAGACAGTACCGAGGGGAAGCACCAAAACAAATGGAGCCGAAAGTGCAGAATATGGACAGACAGAATCAGGACCCAAGAAGATATGAGGAGCCCCAAGGATATAGGAATGACGAGCAACGATACCAAGAGGAGCTCCAGAAAAGTTATGTGGATGAATCGCGGAAAGGTTACCCGACTGATATGCAACGTGGGTTCCAACCAGATGTTCGTGGGGACCAGAAACCAGCGTACCAAGAGGAGCCAGCAAGGGGTTACAATGAACCCCCGAGAGGTTTTAGTGATCCTCAGCAAGGTTACCATGACCGACCACAAAAAGGCCATAACGATCCACAAAAGGGCTACATGGAAACGTCAATTGGTTATAATGATCCACCTATGGGTTATAATGAACCACCAAAGGGTTATAATGAACCGCCAAAGGGGTACAATGAACCACCAAAGGGATACAATGAACCACCAAAGGGATACAATGAACCACCAAAGGGATACAGTGAACCACCAAAGGGATACAATGAACCCCAGCGAGGCTCTTACATTGAACCACAGAAGGGTTATACTGAACCTCAGAAAGGCTACAGTGTTCCACAGCAAGGTTCTTATAGCGAACCTAATCGGGGCTCCTACGGTGAACAACCAAAGAACCACAGTGATCCCCGTTCCTACACTGAACCGCCAAAAAGCTACAAGGAACCTCAGAGAGGATATAGTGAGGACGTGCAAAGTTATCCTGCCGAACCAAAGGGTTATCCACCACAGCATGAAGAACCAGCCCGAGGAGGGTACCCCGAACCTGCCCGGGATGAACCGCCCAAGTCACAGCAGCAGAAACCAAACGATTTCCAGTATGGGGCACCACAGAAAGGGTATGAATCACCGCGGCTCAACAATGCCAGATTGGGGTATAATGACCCACAGAAAGGTTTCGTCTCGTCTGAAGATCTAAAAATGCCGGACCTGTACCCTCAGATTCATAACAATATTCATGACCCACCAAAAAGTTATTCAGATGCTCCACAAGATAATCCTCGAGGTTACAATGGACAGCGAGAGGATCCCCATACCCCACAGAAAGAGGATCGGAAGGCCAAGAATGGGGTTCCAGGGTACATGCAGGAGCAGAACTTCCAGAGTCCTTACTCGGCACGGAGTCAGCCTAAGATTGCATATTCTTCGGTTGCGG ATGAACCCGCACCGCAGACCCACAAGATTGGATCTGTTGCTGATCTAGATCCTCACCCCGCCAGAAATGATTACCGCCATTCCAGTGGAAACCAATATGGCGGCCAGCCGCAGTACCAACCACCAGCGCAAACGCAGCATGCCCCGCAGCCGCATCATGCGCCTGTACAGCAACAAATGTCAGGAAGAGGG ACCCACCAAACTCACCATAGTCACCAAACTCATCCGACTCACttgagtcatcatcatcaggctGCTCATCAAACTCAACAGGCTCATCACCAAACAAGTCATCAAGCTCACCAAACGAGTCATCAAACTCACCAAACGAGTCATCCAATTCACCAAATGAGTCATCAAACTCAACAATCGAGTCACCACCAGACTCAGCATCCTGCTCACGAGTCTCACCACTCGCACCAGACTCACGAGTCACCGTCGAGATTTTCCAcgttcaaacaacaacattcgGTACCGACCACC CCCAGATACCAAGCACTTTATGACTACAGCGCGGGTGACGACGATGAAGTCACTTTCCAAGAAGGCGACATCATCGTCGATACGGAAACTATCGATCCCGGCTGGATGATGGGTCGCGTGGAACGTACGGGAAAGTCGGGAATGTTGCCTTCAAATTACGTTGAGGAGTTACGTTAG
- the LOC135497968 gene encoding LIM and SH3 domain protein Lasp-like isoform X7, with protein MNPPCQRCGKLVYPMEKLKCLDLYWHKPCFKCEVCGTTLNLKNYKGYNKKPYCQAHYPQTKFTTVAETPEMQRLKQLTEQQSQAMYHKQFEEEKGRFTAVAEDPELLRLKKNTQLNSAVKYHAEFERQKGTKLSVDTDPEIERTKRNMATISNAEYHNLKQQRNDQEKRRPSDAEQYSPTVDSKPAPGGGMTRVYSATENDPSPYSARSQPRVVYSSTGDVHSTSGSASKPIGSIFDKDDPLQEDEFYKERMRDKQRRASYQRKEKQLHGFGYVAQPAPVKQASLDSAGSQSSYQDQAAQNRPQSTGAYDYQYGNTGSGYDHHQPGHERHSAYNQYRHSEYEPQQHSGHDHHRQEEPKKRNIYQPTPFSMTDARVVKSVPQDKAQSSPQAQRRPNDDGQNQGYTVERQYRGEAPKQMEPKVQNMDRQNQDPRRYEEPQGYRNDEQRYQEELQKSYVDESRKGYPTDMQRGFQPDVRGDQKPAYQEEPARGYNEPPRGFSDPQQGYHDRPQKGHNDPQKGYMETSIGYNDPPMGYNEPPKGYNEPPKGYNEPPKGYNEPPKGYNEPPKGYSEPPKGYNEPQRGSYIEPQKGYTEPQKGYSVPQQGSYSEPNRGSYGEQPKNHSDPRSYTEPPKSYKEPQRGYSEDVQSYPAEPKGYPPQHEEPARGGYPEPARDEPPKSQQQKPNDFQYGAPQKGYESPRLNNARLGYNDPQKGFVSSEDLKMPDLYPQIHNNIHDPPKSYSDAPQDNPRGYNGQREDPHTPQKEDRKAKNGVPGYMQEQNFQSPYSARSQPKIAYSSVADEPAPQTHKIGSVADLDPHPARNDYRHSSGNQYGGQPQYQPPAQTQHAPQPHHAPVQQQMSGRGTHQTHHSHQTHPTHLSHHHQAAHQTQQAHHQTSHQAHQTSHQTHQTSHPIHQMSHQTQQSSHHQTQHPAHESHHSHQTHESPSRFSTFKQQHSVPTTPRYQALYDYSAGDDDEVTFQEGDIIVDTETIDPGWMMGRVERTGKSGMLPSNYVEELR; from the exons TACTGGCACAAACCATGTTTCAAATGCGAGGTGTGCGGGACGACGCTAAACCTAAAGAATTACAAGGGATACAACAAGAAACCGTACTGTCAAGC TCACTACCCCCAGACAAAGTTCACGACGGTGGCTGAAACTCCTGAGATGCAAAGACTTAAACAGTTAACGGAGCAACAAAGTCAG GCAATGTACCACAAACAATTTGAGGAAGAAAAGGGCCGTTTTACTGCTGTGGCGGAGGACCCGGAGTTGCTGCGACTGAAGAAGAATACGCAGCTGAATAGCGCG GTGAAATACCATGCTGAATTCGAGAGACAGAAGGGGACGAAACTCTCTGTGGACACGGATCCAGAAATTGAGCGAACTAAACGCAATATGGCGACGATTAGTAATGCGGAGTATCACAACCTGAAGCAACAGCGAAACGATCAGGAAAAACGTCGACCTTCGGATGCCGAGCAGTATA GCCCCACCGTCGATTCGAAACCGGCCCCAGGTGGGGGTATGACTCGTGTCTACAGCGCAACAGAAAACGACCCCTCCCCCTACTCAGCGCGATCCCAACCTAGGGTCGTCTATAGCTCAACAGGAG ATGTTCATAGTACGAGCGGTAGCGCCTCCAAACCTATCGGTTCCATCTTCGATAAAGACGACCCGCTCCAAGAGGACGAGTTTTACAAGGAGCGGATGCGAGACAAACAACGCCGGGCCTCTTATCAGCGCAAGGAGAAGCAATTGCATGGGTTCGGGTATGTTGCGCAACCCGCACCCGTTAAGCAGGCTTCGCTTGATTCGGCGGGGTCTCAGAGTTCGTATCAAG ACCAAGCGGCACAAAATCGGCCACAATCCACGGGGGCCTACGACTATCAGTACGGCAACACAGGTTCGGGTTACGACCATCACCAACCAGGTCACGAACGTCACTCCGCTTACAACCAATACCGTCACTCGGAATACGAACCTCAACAACACTCTGGCCATGACCACCATCGCCAAGAAGAGCCTAAGAAACGTAATATTTACCAACCGACGCCGTTCTCTATGACGGACGCTCGAGTTGTGAAATCTGTACCTCAGG ACAAAGCACAGTCGAGTCCCCAGGCTCAGCGAAGGCCCAATGATGATGGGCAAAATCAGGGTTACACAGTTGAAAGACAGTACCGAGGGGAAGCACCAAAACAAATGGAGCCGAAAGTGCAGAATATGGACAGACAGAATCAGGACCCAAGAAGATATGAGGAGCCCCAAGGATATAGGAATGACGAGCAACGATACCAAGAGGAGCTCCAGAAAAGTTATGTGGATGAATCGCGGAAAGGTTACCCGACTGATATGCAACGTGGGTTCCAACCAGATGTTCGTGGGGACCAGAAACCAGCGTACCAAGAGGAGCCAGCAAGGGGTTACAATGAACCCCCGAGAGGTTTTAGTGATCCTCAGCAAGGTTACCATGACCGACCACAAAAAGGCCATAACGATCCACAAAAGGGCTACATGGAAACGTCAATTGGTTATAATGATCCACCTATGGGTTATAATGAACCACCAAAGGGTTATAATGAACCGCCAAAGGGGTACAATGAACCACCAAAGGGATACAATGAACCACCAAAGGGATACAATGAACCACCAAAGGGATACAGTGAACCACCAAAGGGATACAATGAACCCCAGCGAGGCTCTTACATTGAACCACAGAAGGGTTATACTGAACCTCAGAAAGGCTACAGTGTTCCACAGCAAGGTTCTTATAGCGAACCTAATCGGGGCTCCTACGGTGAACAACCAAAGAACCACAGTGATCCCCGTTCCTACACTGAACCGCCAAAAAGCTACAAGGAACCTCAGAGAGGATATAGTGAGGACGTGCAAAGTTATCCTGCCGAACCAAAGGGTTATCCACCACAGCATGAAGAACCAGCCCGAGGAGGGTACCCCGAACCTGCCCGGGATGAACCGCCCAAGTCACAGCAGCAGAAACCAAACGATTTCCAGTATGGGGCACCACAGAAAGGGTATGAATCACCGCGGCTCAACAATGCCAGATTGGGGTATAATGACCCACAGAAAGGTTTCGTCTCGTCTGAAGATCTAAAAATGCCGGACCTGTACCCTCAGATTCATAACAATATTCATGACCCACCAAAAAGTTATTCAGATGCTCCACAAGATAATCCTCGAGGTTACAATGGACAGCGAGAGGATCCCCATACCCCACAGAAAGAGGATCGGAAGGCCAAGAATGGGGTTCCAGGGTACATGCAGGAGCAGAACTTCCAGAGTCCTTACTCGGCACGGAGTCAGCCTAAGATTGCATATTCTTCGGTTGCGG ATGAACCCGCACCGCAGACCCACAAGATTGGATCTGTTGCTGATCTAGATCCTCACCCCGCCAGAAATGATTACCGCCATTCCAGTGGAAACCAATATGGCGGCCAGCCGCAGTACCAACCACCAGCGCAAACGCAGCATGCCCCGCAGCCGCATCATGCGCCTGTACAGCAACAAATGTCAGGAAGAGGG ACCCACCAAACTCACCATAGTCACCAAACTCATCCGACTCACttgagtcatcatcatcaggctGCTCATCAAACTCAACAGGCTCATCACCAAACAAGTCATCAAGCTCACCAAACGAGTCATCAAACTCACCAAACGAGTCATCCAATTCACCAAATGAGTCATCAAACTCAACAATCGAGTCACCACCAGACTCAGCATCCTGCTCACGAGTCTCACCACTCGCACCAGACTCACGAGTCACCGTCGAGATTTTCCAcgttcaaacaacaacattcgGTACCGACCACC CCCAGATACCAAGCACTTTATGACTACAGCGCGGGTGACGACGATGAAGTCACTTTCCAAGAAGGCGACATCATCGTCGATACGGAAACTATCGATCCCGGCTGGATGATGGGTCGCGTGGAACGTACGGGAAAGTCGGGAATGTTGCCTTCAAATTACGTTGAGGAGTTACGTTAG
- the LOC135497968 gene encoding LIM and SH3 domain protein Lasp-like isoform X2 produces MNPPCQRCGKLVYPMEKLKCLDLYWHKPCFKCEVCGTTLNLKNYKGYNKKPYCQAHYPQTKFTTVAETPEMQRLKQLTEQQSQVEYHKGFEETKGKYTQIADDPETMRLSQNMGTISSVKYHAEFERQKGTKLSVDTDPEIERTKRNMATISNAEYHNLKQQRNDQEKRRPSDAEQYSQMPYLLQDTTYDKARHYSIDAGQPSYVGSLPRQKGGENTAKSLYAGGSQTLPRKVGEYAHEERRGSNNSDDQFKRPTVDSKPAPGGGMTRVYSATENDPSPYSARSQPRVVYSSTGDVHSTSGSASKPIGSIFDKDDPLQEDEFYKERMRDKQRRASYQRKEKQLHGFGYVAQPAPVKQASLDSAGSQSSYQDQAAQNRPQSTGAYDYQYGNTGSGYDHHQPGHERHSAYNQYRHSEYEPQQHSGHDHHRQEEPKKRNIYQPTPFSMTDARVVKSVPQDKAQSSPQAQRRPNDDGQNQGYTVERQYRGEAPKQMEPKVQNMDRQNQDPRRYEEPQGYRNDEQRYQEELQKSYVDESRKGYPTDMQRGFQPDVRGDQKPAYQEEPARGYNEPPRGFSDPQQGYHDRPQKGHNDPQKGYMETSIGYNDPPMGYNEPPKGYNEPPKGYNEPPKGYNEPPKGYNEPPKGYSEPPKGYNEPQRGSYIEPQKGYTEPQKGYSVPQQGSYSEPNRGSYGEQPKNHSDPRSYTEPPKSYKEPQRGYSEDVQSYPAEPKGYPPQHEEPARGGYPEPARDEPPKSQQQKPNDFQYGAPQKGYESPRLNNARLGYNDPQKGFVSSEDLKMPDLYPQIHNNIHDPPKSYSDAPQDNPRGYNGQREDPHTPQKEDRKAKNGVPGYMQEQNFQSPYSARSQPKIAYSSVADEPAPQTHKIGSVADLDPHPARNDYRHSSGNQYGGQPQYQPPAQTQHAPQPHHAPVQQQMSGRGTHQTHHSHQTHPTHLSHHHQAAHQTQQAHHQTSHQAHQTSHQTHQTSHPIHQMSHQTQQSSHHQTQHPAHESHHSHQTHESPSRFSTFKQQHSVPTTPRYQALYDYSAGDDDEVTFQEGDIIVDTETIDPGWMMGRVERTGKSGMLPSNYVEELR; encoded by the exons TACTGGCACAAACCATGTTTCAAATGCGAGGTGTGCGGGACGACGCTAAACCTAAAGAATTACAAGGGATACAACAAGAAACCGTACTGTCAAGC TCACTACCCCCAGACAAAGTTCACGACGGTGGCTGAAACTCCTGAGATGCAAAGACTTAAACAGTTAACGGAGCAACAAAGTCAG GTCGAATatcacaaaggttttgaagagaCGAAAGGGAAATATACACAGATAGCTGACGACCCCGAAACGATGCGTCTGTCTCAAAATATGGGGACAATAAGCTCG GTGAAATACCATGCTGAATTCGAGAGACAGAAGGGGACGAAACTCTCTGTGGACACGGATCCAGAAATTGAGCGAACTAAACGCAATATGGCGACGATTAGTAATGCGGAGTATCACAACCTGAAGCAACAGCGAAACGATCAGGAAAAACGTCGACCTTCGGATGCCGAGCAGTATA GTCAAATGCCGTACCTCCTACAAGATACAACTTATGATAAAGCTCGCCATTATTCAATTGATGCTGGCCAACCTTCATATGTCGGTAGTCTGCCCCGTCAAAAAGGCGGCGAAAATACCGCCAAAAGTTTGTACGCTGGCGGTAGCCAGACACTACCTAGAAAGGTTGGCGAGTATGCACATGAAGAGCGGCGCGGCTCCAATAATTCTGACGACCAATTCAAAC GCCCCACCGTCGATTCGAAACCGGCCCCAGGTGGGGGTATGACTCGTGTCTACAGCGCAACAGAAAACGACCCCTCCCCCTACTCAGCGCGATCCCAACCTAGGGTCGTCTATAGCTCAACAGGAG ATGTTCATAGTACGAGCGGTAGCGCCTCCAAACCTATCGGTTCCATCTTCGATAAAGACGACCCGCTCCAAGAGGACGAGTTTTACAAGGAGCGGATGCGAGACAAACAACGCCGGGCCTCTTATCAGCGCAAGGAGAAGCAATTGCATGGGTTCGGGTATGTTGCGCAACCCGCACCCGTTAAGCAGGCTTCGCTTGATTCGGCGGGGTCTCAGAGTTCGTATCAAG ACCAAGCGGCACAAAATCGGCCACAATCCACGGGGGCCTACGACTATCAGTACGGCAACACAGGTTCGGGTTACGACCATCACCAACCAGGTCACGAACGTCACTCCGCTTACAACCAATACCGTCACTCGGAATACGAACCTCAACAACACTCTGGCCATGACCACCATCGCCAAGAAGAGCCTAAGAAACGTAATATTTACCAACCGACGCCGTTCTCTATGACGGACGCTCGAGTTGTGAAATCTGTACCTCAGG ACAAAGCACAGTCGAGTCCCCAGGCTCAGCGAAGGCCCAATGATGATGGGCAAAATCAGGGTTACACAGTTGAAAGACAGTACCGAGGGGAAGCACCAAAACAAATGGAGCCGAAAGTGCAGAATATGGACAGACAGAATCAGGACCCAAGAAGATATGAGGAGCCCCAAGGATATAGGAATGACGAGCAACGATACCAAGAGGAGCTCCAGAAAAGTTATGTGGATGAATCGCGGAAAGGTTACCCGACTGATATGCAACGTGGGTTCCAACCAGATGTTCGTGGGGACCAGAAACCAGCGTACCAAGAGGAGCCAGCAAGGGGTTACAATGAACCCCCGAGAGGTTTTAGTGATCCTCAGCAAGGTTACCATGACCGACCACAAAAAGGCCATAACGATCCACAAAAGGGCTACATGGAAACGTCAATTGGTTATAATGATCCACCTATGGGTTATAATGAACCACCAAAGGGTTATAATGAACCGCCAAAGGGGTACAATGAACCACCAAAGGGATACAATGAACCACCAAAGGGATACAATGAACCACCAAAGGGATACAGTGAACCACCAAAGGGATACAATGAACCCCAGCGAGGCTCTTACATTGAACCACAGAAGGGTTATACTGAACCTCAGAAAGGCTACAGTGTTCCACAGCAAGGTTCTTATAGCGAACCTAATCGGGGCTCCTACGGTGAACAACCAAAGAACCACAGTGATCCCCGTTCCTACACTGAACCGCCAAAAAGCTACAAGGAACCTCAGAGAGGATATAGTGAGGACGTGCAAAGTTATCCTGCCGAACCAAAGGGTTATCCACCACAGCATGAAGAACCAGCCCGAGGAGGGTACCCCGAACCTGCCCGGGATGAACCGCCCAAGTCACAGCAGCAGAAACCAAACGATTTCCAGTATGGGGCACCACAGAAAGGGTATGAATCACCGCGGCTCAACAATGCCAGATTGGGGTATAATGACCCACAGAAAGGTTTCGTCTCGTCTGAAGATCTAAAAATGCCGGACCTGTACCCTCAGATTCATAACAATATTCATGACCCACCAAAAAGTTATTCAGATGCTCCACAAGATAATCCTCGAGGTTACAATGGACAGCGAGAGGATCCCCATACCCCACAGAAAGAGGATCGGAAGGCCAAGAATGGGGTTCCAGGGTACATGCAGGAGCAGAACTTCCAGAGTCCTTACTCGGCACGGAGTCAGCCTAAGATTGCATATTCTTCGGTTGCGG ATGAACCCGCACCGCAGACCCACAAGATTGGATCTGTTGCTGATCTAGATCCTCACCCCGCCAGAAATGATTACCGCCATTCCAGTGGAAACCAATATGGCGGCCAGCCGCAGTACCAACCACCAGCGCAAACGCAGCATGCCCCGCAGCCGCATCATGCGCCTGTACAGCAACAAATGTCAGGAAGAGGG ACCCACCAAACTCACCATAGTCACCAAACTCATCCGACTCACttgagtcatcatcatcaggctGCTCATCAAACTCAACAGGCTCATCACCAAACAAGTCATCAAGCTCACCAAACGAGTCATCAAACTCACCAAACGAGTCATCCAATTCACCAAATGAGTCATCAAACTCAACAATCGAGTCACCACCAGACTCAGCATCCTGCTCACGAGTCTCACCACTCGCACCAGACTCACGAGTCACCGTCGAGATTTTCCAcgttcaaacaacaacattcgGTACCGACCACC CCCAGATACCAAGCACTTTATGACTACAGCGCGGGTGACGACGATGAAGTCACTTTCCAAGAAGGCGACATCATCGTCGATACGGAAACTATCGATCCCGGCTGGATGATGGGTCGCGTGGAACGTACGGGAAAGTCGGGAATGTTGCCTTCAAATTACGTTGAGGAGTTACGTTAG